The genomic window TGGCCGCGGGCAGGAGGCGGCAGGCGGCCAAGCCAAAGGGCCAGGCACCTCGAAGGATGACTGGCACGGCCATCAGGGGCAGGGACAGGCAGCAGAGCAGGTCAGCTATGGCCAGGTTCAAGAACCAGATGGACGGAGCCGATCGATGTGCTATTGTCCCGGTCACCCAGGCCACAATCGAATTTCCTGGCACTCCCACAAGGAAAATGACCGCATAAAGCAACAGAGGAGATACCTGGAGAGGGTCCACAGAGACACAGGAGCCACCCGGCCCACAGTCTACAGGCAGGCCAGGACCCGGGCTATAGTCCTCATACTCATAGTTTATCGAGGCGTTCTCCACTTTGGTCCCGTACACAGCACCCAGGGGGCcctgaggagggagaggaagaccaCCACGGGGCTGCTTTAGAGTCTGGAAAAGAGGCTACTTTGGGAATttattagaatcatagaatcccaGATTTAGAGGCGCTTCAGGGGTCTGCTAATCTAATTACCCCGTGATCCACGAATTCCCTCTGGCCTTCTCTACTGAGGACCATCTGCCCTGGGTGAAGATGTGATGCTGGGAGGAAGAGTGTgtagatggagggaaagaaatgagagccaTAGACTGGTGTGGCTCTCTCAGACACTGTCAAGGGTAAGGCCTTCGTTtgatggagggaaaaaaaaaacctagagtcTAGTGAAGAGAAAGGGGACCACCCCAAGGTCATTCAGGCCCAGAACCAGAATCCCAAAAGATCTTATTGAGCCAAAGAGACAAAATGAAACCAAGGAAGTAACAGCTAAGGAACAAAAAGGTTTGGAGACAGAACACTGGGGTCCCAATTCTATCCCTGAATAGAAAAGCCTGCTTTGGGGTTCCCAAGGTGGATAGTGGTGATGTATCTGGACAGtgactatatgaaaaaaaaaaagatctgggagtCTTAGTGGAACCATAACCCTGACAGAAACAAGCAATGTAGTCTCATGGGCAAAAAAGCTGACATAATCTTGAGTTGCCTTAATTGAGATAGAGTGTCAATTGGAGAGGACTCCTGATGGAGAGGTGATAGGCTCAAGGTAAGCTAGCTAGCaagagataaatagacagacagacagatggatggatggacggacggacagacagacagacagagagatggatagatggatagaaagaaaaacagaaagatggataggatagatagatggatggatggatggatagatagatagatagatagatagatagatagatagatagatagatagatagatagatagatagataaggcAGGGGGCTGCATTGGGAATTTACTAGACTCATAGATGTAGTCTGGGGATATGACCAAAATGGGAGTTTGTGTTACATGATCATACATGCCTCtaatgggttttatttttcttgctttctcaatggggaATGAGGTGGAAATAGAGGGAGAAAGTGaggatttgaaaataaaattgaatttttaaaaatagcaatagaGTATACAAAGAGAGGGAGCGATTAGTTCCACTGGGAGAGTCAGGGTCCACTTGGAGGATCGTGTTTAGTTCTGGGCACCACACTTTAGGAAAGACAGTCCTAGATGAGTGAGACGAGGGtagaaattatagaatcatagaaaaaAGGCCAATATTTCATGTTATGATTCAGTGTCTCTTATTCTAAGGCCCTCCCGACTCTGATTATCCTCTGTTCtaaaggtccctcccagctcggacattcccttttctaagctccctcccagatctgacattcctTGCTCCAAGGCTTCTctcaactctgacattccctgttctcaagcCCTTCTAGTCctgacatttcctgttctaagctccctcccagctatgacattccctgttctaagctccctcccagttctgacattccctgttctaagctccctcccagctctgacattccctgttctaagttctctcccagctctgacattccctgttctaagctccctcccagctctgacattccctgttctaagctccctcccagctctgacattcccagttctaagctccctcccagctctgacattccctgttctaagctccctcccagctctgacattccctgttctaagttctctcccagctctgacattcccagttctaagctccctcccagctctgacattccctgttctaagctccctcccagctctgacattccctgctctaagctccctcccagctctgacattccctgctctaagctccctcccagctctgacattccctgttctaagctccctcccagttctgacattccctgttctaagctccctcccagttctgacattccctgttctaagctccctcccagctctgacattccctgttctaagctccctcccagctctgacattcccctTTCTAAGAGCCCCCCAGCTCTGCCTTTCACGTTGTGCTATGATGTCGTGGGAAGGACGCAGGTCCTTTGGTCAGGTTGGGCTGCTCCCTGAATACTGCTTTAGATGGCTGAAGGCCCTGGTGGGGAAGTAGGACTAAAGGAGAGGGTGGGACAGGAGGCCGGGGAGGAAGCGGCCGGGAGTCCTTCAGACAAGGGAGACTCCCGCCAGGAAAAGCTGAGCGGGGAGTTCTccgagggggaggagggggagggggggcgctGGGGCTGCCCCGGGGCTGAGGGGCCCCAAAGCCAGAGATCCGTCGTTCAGCAGCACGACAGGAAAGGAAAGCTCTGGGCGGCAGGAAGAGCGTGGGGATggggaaatgaggaaatgggCGGCGGAGGGGGATTTCAACAGCCCGTTTCCTCTCCCCGGCTCCCAGTCTGcaacccccaaccccccccccccccccccccccccccgtcaccCCAGATCTTACCATTTCAGTGAGGTCGTCACCAAAGTTCGTGGGATTCCGGGCGGGTCTCCTCCGCCCTCCCCGCTGGTCTACACACACTCATCCACTCTCCACCTCCCGGGAAGGGCCGCAATGGCCAATGCCAGCGAGGGTGTGGTGGCCCTTCTGCTTGCCCTGAGTCAGCTCTCTTCTGGGCACTGGCTTCCAGGACGAGGGGTTGGCAGGCAGCCTCCGGAGATGGGGCGCCCTTCCCTCCGGGACTGCCCACCTAGGCCCAGAGCCCGAGAGCACCCCTCCGCTGGGCCGGGGATCCCGGAGCCCGGGAGGAGCCCGAAGGCTTCTCGGCGCCCCGGGGTACCCCGGCACCCTTCAGAAGGCCAGCCCGCCGTCCTCCTGGGGCACCTCGAGGCTGGCAGCTTCTCCTCggccccctcccttcctctttccctcctcccttctgccCAGGACTCCGCCAGTGTCTGCCTCAGAAGCCCTCCTAGCCCCCACCACCCTCTCCCACTCCTCTGATCCTGCCTCCCTGCGCCCTGGCGGAGCCTTATCAGGCACAGCTGGTCCAGGGCCCATCTGCCCGAGGGTACAGCTGCCAGGTTTACCGAGCCCTGCCTCCGCCTCCCCGTAGTCCTGCCTTGTGGAATGTTTGCGGAAAGAAGAAATGGCGCCTGGGATTTCCGATGCCCTTGGGCCTGGGGCCCTCGACTTGCTGTGAGGCCTTGGGAAAGGGCCTCCCCTCCTCTAGGCCCCAATGTCCCTCTCTATAAAAATgggactagggggcagctgggtggctcagtggatggagagccaggcctagagacgggaggtcctgggttcaaatgtagcctcagacacttcccagctgggtgaccctgggccagtcacttgacccccattgcctagcccttaccgctcttctacctcggaaccaatacacagtattgagtctaaggcagaaggcgaggatttaattaaaaaaaaaaaggggggactAGAGTGTCCCAGCTTTGACAATCCACGTTCACTGAGTCACAGAATTTTCCGTTTGGAAAGGACCTGAAAGCGCTCCGTTTCCACCACATCCCCGACAAGAGGGAAGTCACTGTCTCCGCAGAGGACAGATCTCCTTGGGTTTTTTCTGACCCCATCCAAGCCATAAGTACTTGCTGGCCCCTTCCACCCACTGCAGCTAGTTCTGAGGACCTTGTAAGCTTGGACATTGTATGCTctgttattttattgtttaatcctgaccttctgtcttagtatcagttctaggacagaagagcagcaagggctaggtcatgggggctaagtgactggcccaaggtcatacaacgaggaagtgtctgagaccaaatttgaacccagaacctcccgactccaggtctggtgctctagccactgtgctacctacctgcccctggcATTATATGTTACATAAGACTGAGCTTCTTAACTTGGAccctgtggatagatttcagggggtccaCAAACTTTGGGGGGGGACTCTTTATTTTCACTCACCCCTtatagaaatttagcatttccatcactaatgaatttttaaaaatgattctgagaagggatccattgGCTTTACCAGGCTTCCAAAAGGGTTAAGTCCCCTAttataaggtcccttctagctcgaACACAGGGCCTTGTGgaagtcagcatttattaagtattgattGCTACCAGGGAAAGGACAGGGAGGGAAGAATTCAGTGCCAAGTCTATGGGAATTGGGCTgcagagggcctgagttcaaatcccagctctgccacttactgccGGCATGTCCTTGGacagtcacttcctctctcttaggcctcattttcctctaaaatgaaggggttggaggagataaCTCTGAGACTCCCTCCAacttgaaatctatgatcctaggaaaCACACATTTTCAGTTCCTCTAAAAGGCAATGACATATCTAAGGCCCTTGACTGCCCTAAAGTCAGGGTTCGAAGAAAGACGAGAGCCTAGGGCATCCATGCTTTATTTACCTCTTCCCTAGAAGCCTTCTGGACCAAGATAAgagtttagagatgggaggaccttcAAAGGCAGGAGAAGGGATAATCACCTTCCTGGCTAAGGAGCTGGGCAAGAACTAGAGCAGAAaagaggcaggcagacaggcagacaaacGTAGCCCAGACCAAGTAAAAATTGGGATGGAACAAATTCTCTCACTCCGATAGGGAAAGAAGCCAAGATAAAGACAGGATCTCAGAACCAGCCTATTGAAAGGATTCCAAAAGCCCCTTTATCTGGCTGATTCATATAGAACTTGCAGTCCACTAagaccctctcctcttcttttttgttttttgtttttcagataaGTTATTGTCAAACaattcttcctccataaaatgagtttGAATTTCTGGACAtcaatgaaagggaaagaaaggtgaGATGAGGGTTGCCCTATGGGGAGGGCTTAGGGAAGAATTGGTTCACCATCCAGAAAGGCTTTTTGGAGGGAGCAGCTGAGAACTAGAAGGGGTTAAAATTGGGGGTGGAAGGAGAAAAGTTTGGGAGCTGGAACTTCATCTAATTTCCCTTTCTTGAATAGGGTGTCCCCACCCTGATTCCTCTTAGTCACTTCTATTTTCTTAAAGCAAAGATTCAGCAAATTGAAATTTTGGGAACCTTGACTCAACTGGGTGTCTGATGACATGGCAAGCTACCCTCCCAAGGCAGATTCTCCAGTGTAAATGGGTGAGGGAAGCAGTCatcattttaaattcttaattctttaataattaattatatacataataattgcataattaaaaattaaaattaaattcttaaataattggaaaactaaataaatgttcctcaattggagaatggtcgACAAATTGTGctctatgatggtgatggaatactattttgtgaTAAGGAATGATTagctggatgatttcagaaagagctggaaagacctccatgaactgatgcagagagaaataagcagaaccaggagaacatggtacacagtaactgaaacattgtggaatgatcaaatgtgatagacttagcttcTTACAGCAGTATggtgatccagaataattctagGGGacttatggggggaggggggaaatgctcatctacctctagagaaagaattgttggggtagaaaggcagaagaaaacatgtgatttatcacttatttatttggttataagatttggggttttggttttaaaagattattctcttataagaatgaataggggggcagcttggtggctcagtggattgagagccaggcccagagatgggaggtcctgggttcaaatctggcctcagatacttcccagctgtgtgaccttgggcaagtcacttaacccccattgcctagcccttaccactcttctgccttggaaccaatacacagtattgattccaagatggaaggtgagggtttaaaaaaagaatgaataatatagaaataggtagtgagtgataatacacgtataatccagtggaattgcttgcctaCTCCAAGAAGggggatggaagaggggaggaagaaaatatgaatcgtgtaaccatgaaaaacttatgtgtaaatttgtcattggaataaaataaagtttttaaaaaatccttgccttctgtcagcatcaattctaagacagaagaatggcaaggctaggcaattgggatgaagtgacttgcccacagtcacacagctaggaagtgtctgaggccaggtcctcctgactccaattctGGAACAGGCATCTTTAGACCGTGCTTAAACATCCAAACTGCTGGGGCACTAGGCAACGTCCATCATCTCCTGAACTCCCATTCAACTGTAATCAATTcgaattctcaaatatttattgaaacaaGATGGTGGTGGCAGGGTGCCATGTGAAAGGATTTcctggagaaagaggaaaagaggatacCAAAAACACTTTAGAAGTGGGTTCCCCCTGGGGCTGAGGGCATTCCTAGAAGGTCTCCAAGAGGGGAGGCCATAGAGGAAGCATTATCTGGGGGGTAGACAGGAATCTCATTTATTGATTTCTCTGTGATAaacactgagaaggcaaacaaagGTAGAACaagagcccctgccctcaagaagctcatccTCTAGCTGGAGGCTCCCGGAAGCCAGTGATTTAGGAGAAGAGGAAGACTCCGGAATCCATAGCTGCAACTTGATCATTCCTCCAGATGGCTCCCTCCGAGCTCCCGATCGTCACAGATTCTCCTCGGAAGCCCCTGTGGATCGCGTAAAGGACTTGCTTTCTCGCCCTACAGAGTCCTCAGTCAGCACCTTCTGGATCATGGTGCAAATGGAGTGGCGCGCCATGCGGTCCTTGATGCCATGAGCAGCCACCACGTAGATGACCGGGTTGATGCAGCTGTTCACATACGCCAAAGCAATGGTCAAGCTGTCGAAGAGCTGCATCCATTCAAAGACGCTGGAGTTCGGGGAGTACACGGCGATGAGGAGCCCCACAATCTGATAGGGGGTCCAGCACAGGAAGAAGCCCACCACCACAGTCACGACCACCTTGATGGTCTTGCGGGAGCGAGTGGCCTGGCGGCGCCACAGTCGGTTGagcagaaggaaatagcagaggGAGATGATCAGGAGGGGACCGACGAAGCTAAACAGGAAGCGAGTGACCGCTATGCCTACCTCCGCCTCCCGGTTCCCCCGGTAGTCCACCCCGCACTCCCAGAAGCCTGGGAGGTCCTCCTTCAGCCTGCGGTAAACCATGGAAGGAATGGTCAGCACCAGGGCCAGCGCCCAAGTCACGCCGCAGGCCACCTTGGCCATGGTCACGCTCCGGTGGTTCTGGCACCAGATGGGCTTCACGACCAGCAGGCAGCGGTCCAGGCTGATGAGCGTGAGCAGCAGGACGCTGGTGTACAGATTGAGAAGGATCACGGAAGACAGCAGGCGGCAGGAGACTTCGCCCAAGGGCCATTCCCCGTGCCGGATGATGGGGACGGCCAACAGCGGGAGCACCAGGCAACAGAAGAGGTCGGCGGTAGCCAAGTTCAGGAACCAGACAGCATTCACCATCTTGTGGCTCTCCAGTTTTGTCACCCAGATTACCAGAGCGTTGCCTGGCACCCCCAAGAGGAA from Monodelphis domestica isolate mMonDom1 chromosome 4, mMonDom1.pri, whole genome shotgun sequence includes these protein-coding regions:
- the C5AR1 gene encoding C5a anaphylatoxin chemotactic receptor 1; its protein translation is MEASNEYFKDRDYSDYANYTYDNTPVDGVREYTVYQIISLLVFFVVFLLGVPGNALVIWVTKLESHKMVNAVWFLNLATADLFCCLVLPLLAVPIIRHGEWPLGEVSCRLLSSVILLNLYTSVLLLTLISLDRCLLVVKPIWCQNHRSVTMAKVACGVTWALALVLTIPSMVYRRLKEDLPGFWECGVDYRGNREAEVGIAVTRFLFSFVGPLLIISLCYFLLLNRLWRRQATRSRKTIKVVVTVVVGFFLCWTPYQIVGLLIAVYSPNSSVFEWMQLFDSLTIALAYVNSCINPVIYVVAAHGIKDRMARHSICTMIQKVLTEDSVGRESKSFTRSTGASEENL